Below is a window of Impatiens glandulifera chromosome 2, dImpGla2.1, whole genome shotgun sequence DNA.
ATTATTAATGGAAAAATCTTAACTTGATAAACTcacttaagagaccaaaactattacactaaaaaaaagtaaaagtttAGTTGAAAAGAACTATATAAAGAtacattttttactttaaaataaaataaaatttaagaagttaGTCAGTAATAGAGAAACAAATTTGTGacaattagaaaatatttttttttttaaaatgaatgttTTATTAAGGTAtctcaaataaaacatatttaattctcacttaaaatCGTTTTAAATAAGACGTGAAAATATATAACGGCAAAAcctttggttaaaataaaataaaataaaataaatgttgaatatattattaggttatattttgctaatattatacaatataaataGATTATCAATATGATGATGCTCACCACAAGGTGAAAAAGAAGTCcatagatagagagagagagcgaTATCTTTGTACTGGCTTGCTTTTGCTTCTATTGATATTGGGTCCAGGTTAGCTTCTTCTGATTTTCTTTCCGCCTTCATATATTATCTTGATCATCTAATAATCAAAACAAACGCATCATATTGATTTCTTCACTCCCCTGCTTTTCATATCGCTTCTTTCAATACCTATATATCGATCCGCTTTCCTTTATATCAGATCCGTTTAGGTCTTTTCTTATTGGGTCCTGCTTAATTCACTCTTTTCTTTACAATTCTTTAAGGTTTTGATCCACTTAGCAACTGTGTTTCTTGTAGTTATCTGaacttttctttttctgttttGGGTATTTTCTACAGGTTAAGATTCTCAAGACTCTCAACTTATTTTCCATTTCAACTACTGTCAACACCAGGTTAGATCATTTTTGGTTACTTTTGTTGGTGCTTTcaacaatttgtttttttactctTGTTGGGAAATATTAAGGGTTTTTCTGTACTTGGGTTTGTTTTGAATACACCATTATGTGATGATTATGATGTTTACTGGGTAGCTAACCATTCAATTGGAAACAAGTAAAAGCTTTTTGGGTGGGGTATTGATTTGTTTTTGAGATAGAACTCGAGATGTTTGTTTATTATGTTAAATTGCAATGTTAAATTGAACTTGATTAGGATCTATGATGCATGTTGAGGATTAGAGTTTAACATgactaagaagaagaagaagcttcATTTCTTAATTACTTTACTCAATAGGTTTCCTGTGGAGGGATTCATtgaattttaatgatttaactGCAGTTTGATAATGTAAGAATGTGAACTGTACAGAATTAAGCCAAGCTATCAGCTTTCTGCTTCATTATTTCAAGTTGTATCTATTTAACTGCACCTTGAACTGTACATGGATTGCACCATTGAAGCATTTGTTTATGAGTTCCCAAGgatgacattttatttattttgtagaagTATGATCAAGCTCTTTAAAGTGAAGGAAAAACAAAGGGCTGAAAATGCTAAGGGACCAACAAATGTTAAGAAGCAAAGTCCAGGAGAATTACGTCTCCACAAAGGTTCTAAAACAGTTTAATAATGGGTTTATTAATGCTTATGTTGTTGATCTATTGAACTGTATTTGTTTGATGGTTTGTTTGACTTGTAGATATTGGTGAATTGAACTTACCTAAAGGTTGTAATATAGAGTTTCCTAATGGTAAAGATGAACTAATGAATTTCGAAGTTACGATACGCCCTGATGAAGGATACTATCTGTAAGTAGCTCTCTTTCAGACCATCCACATTTCTTTTCTGTTGTCAATTTTCTCTTTACGAGTGAAATCTAGTCATTGACGATTTGATGTTTTATCTGTtcttttgaataatattaatagagGTGGAacatttttattcacttttcaAGTATCTCCAGTATATCCTCATGAGCCTCCAAAGGTCAAATGCAAAGCCAAGGTAAATTAACCGACGAACCAATCCGGTTAATGCCCTACTTTGTTACAAAATACTAGGGCTTGTAATGACTAAAATAGTTTATTTCAAGCTTTAATCATCCAAAATTTGCAGGTTTATCATCCCAATATTGATTTGGAGGGAAATGTGTGCCTCAATATTCTGAGGGAAGACTGGAAACCTGTTCTGAATATAAATACAGTTATCTATGGACTCTACCATCTTTTCACGGTAACctctcttatttttttcttttccaacATCTTATAAGATTATGGCGTTtgacataattttgttttgtgcGTTTGTGAGCAGCAACCTAACTATGAAGACCCTCTCAACCATGAAGCAGCCGATGTATTGAGAGACAACCCTAGGTTATTTGAATCGAATGTCAAAAGGGCAATGGCTGGTGGTTATGTAGGTTCGGTTGTCTTCACCCGGTGCGTTTAGTCGACTTATTATTTCACAATTCTCTTTATTTCAACTATTCCGCAACACGGTTGCAACTCTCTATCTCTCTTTGTTGTGTGGGGGTGTAATCCTAAACACCCAATTGTTCCATCTTTCTTTATTGGTACCATTGTGTTAAAAATTCTGTTATGTAAAAATGTCGCAGACTTTGCTCCTACTATCTTCTTTTAAGGTTTAATGCTGCCCCTTATCCTATATGTGTATGTTCTCTTCTGAATGAAATAAACCAATTAGGCCTCTTAACCCAAAACtagaattcaaattcaaaataatgtattattattattattatttgcatGAAAACAGTAGTACAAATCAATCACAAATGTGCAATTCTCTTAACTATGGTGGCCATGTATTTTCCATGAAACTCTGCAAGCGCCAATTCTACTTCACTCGTCTTCCTCGATCCGTCGCCGGAGAAAACCCCAGCTCCATAAGGCGAGCCGCCTCTAATGGAGTCCATTTCCATCATTCCTGCTCCGAAGGTGTAACCAATTGGTACATACAGCATTCCATGATGAACCAACTGAGTTATTGCTGTCCATCTGCAACCAAGTCAATTATTAGGATTGATTGAATGAATGTTTAGATAGATCATCAGGGAGGGGAAACACACTACTACTCACGCGGTTGTCTCTTGGCCGCCACCTTGAGTTCCGGTGCTAACAAAGAATCCGGCGGGAACGCCGGCAAGCTTCTGTTTTTCCCAAAGTGGTCCACCGGTGGAATCAAAGAATGACTTCATTTGGGCTGCCATAGTACCGTATCTTGTAGGGAAACCGAATAACAACCCGTCGGCCTCCGTCAGCTGCGCCGGCGATATAACCGGAATTTCATCATCTTTAAGTGGAACCTTCATTTGGGAAAGAATTTCCGGCGAAAAAGTCTCGGGAACTCTGTACAGAACTGCCTCAACACCGTCTATTGCATCGACACCTTTTTTCAGTCTCTTCGCCAGGGTCTCGACATGACCATACATAGAGTAGAAGACAATGAAGATTTTGAGCTTTCTTTTGATTGGGACATGATGATTTTTGACGACGGTCTGTTGTTCTTCTTCGATTGTTGAAGAAGAATAGTTGATTATGGGTTCATCATGATCAGATGATGCTCCTCCGATTGGAGGCTTTGTCTTGCTCGGCACACAGCCTCCTCCTTTTCCCATTAATtttagtttctctctctactgtaatcagttttgttttagagagagagattaaaattgtttaattaggaAGACgaattatttggaaatataaTGCACTccactatatatttttaatataaaatttataagtttaatttaaaagtatgaaaatatcaactaaataattattagtggGACTGGATGAAGAAATTCGACTCATACATCGAAGCTTCGCTGTAAGCGCTTGTTTGCAATGTGATCCTtatatttaatggtttaaccaATGTGACCCTTTTAAGTTGTTAATGGTGTGATTTTGGTACTTAAAAGTGAGAAATGAAGCAACAAACAATAAGATAGAAAATTTTGGTAGGTACTACTATTGGTTATATCTAATTAAGCAGTTTTCTCTAAAGCATCAAAACACAACAATTGTACATACAAATGAAATGCCTTTTTTTTCACATGAAGAACATTAAAgggtaaaaaaaacaaaaacaaatgtcGATCAATCGAGAGCAACAAGAAACTGGAGAGGGGGGTTTGAAAGGGATATATCAACGTTACATTGAAATTCGCTCACCTGGAATATGAATgagtttttgttgttgttgttgaatgATTCCTTTGTCAAGACTCCTTAAGGGAATTGCTTCTGgaaccaccaccaccacctttGAGCTGCTCCCATGGAGGAAGGCAACCTTTGTAATGGGAATGTAGAAACAATGAAGATATTGATACTTCCTTCTCTCTTTGATGCATTGAAATCGATGATAAGAAACTAAAGGAGTTTCTTAAtctcttcttttcattaatctCGTAGCCTTCCGAGGTTTGATCATCTCTATTACTGCTTGAAGTTTTAAGAGACCCTGGCAGTATGCAGTTGCAGCACGAACCTACACCATTCCAGTTGAATCAAGCAtgtatgaaaatgaagaaggatATGAAAGGAAAGGAAGGATACCTATTCTTGCAAGTCGATTAACCCATTTTGGTATTCTTTTTCCAGTCAGCTTTTGACACAAATCCTCGCAGAAATGGTTGCAGTTCTTGGTGACCAAATGGTAGGAGTCGCCACTGTAACTGGAAGACTGACGCTCCATGAATTCTCTGACTTGGAAAGGATCCAAGTATGTTGTTCCCATGCATATAGACTTCCTGAATTTAAAACCCGGGCATTGTTTTGGTTCAATCTCAAAAACTCCGCTAGTTGGATAATCATGCGCTCCAAATGCATACTCTACTCCATAAACTGACCAGTTTAGCCAAATGGAACAATCATTCAATCAATCTCATTAAGAAAAATGGTTTAAAACTAAGACAATTCTGTGAGCATCTTTAAGGGGAAGTAATCAAACCTTCCACACCAGTGTGGAAGACACCAAGGCCAGCCCAATAAAAATATCCATTGGCAGGCGTCAAGTCATAAACGTTGAGATATACAGGCGTGCCATGTTGATCAGAATCCATTGATTTCACTTTCGGAAACATGCAAAACCGTGTTGTTGTTGATTTTCCATACGTGACAAGAGACTTGACAGAAGACCATCCCTTGTTCGTCCCAGGTTTCATTTCTAAATGCAAAACTGTAGTAGAAGATTGAATTCAGACAGTTTGTAAGGGAGGAGAGGGCAATAAAGATTTTATGGATCTTTACATTTTcaagttcttgaatttctcttctccaattgatataaaaaaaacacaattcaTATGATTCTTTCCACACTCAAAACTTTCCCTTTAATCGTGTTCTGTATTTAGCAACTACagcccatttggaaacactctTTCTATCAGTCTCTGCGCGTGGATCTAGATCGAGTTTGAAAACATAACTTCATCAGAAacaaattcaaacaattattaGCGGTTTCTTATTCAGGAtatgtgtttccaaatggggctGGTCCTTGTTTTTCCCCTGATTCACACTGACTGGAATGGAAACAAGTTCAAATGGGGAAAAGGAAAACAATCTTGTGTTTTCTTCCACAATTTGGCAACTAAAATATGCTATTAAATGATAAATGCTTCTTTACATTTATCTCTTATCCAAAGGTAAATCAAATAACTGAACTTAAGCTAAACAAAGTAAGATCATAGATGAGACAAATGGACAAGAAATAATAGACTTCCTTAATAATACATTGAATTAGGCCAATTAGACCAATCAATCCAGCTAATTCCTAACTGGAATCCCCAGACTGGCTGGCTACAGTCATCATCAACATAAACACTCCATTTATCTTGAATAATTCCAAATTATGTATTATTGTTTGTCTTCTCTATAGTCAACTACTCCTTGACCTAATTCTCGGAAACCGTCCTTTTCTTTCTTCAAACACGCATCGAAACTGTAAATCTAGACTTTTCAGCATCACGAAGTTCAAATTAAACCTAATCTACCTACCGGTATAGTTAGAAAACGGATCCAGATATTAGCAGTTACCGAATCATCATGTATAATGATGGCGCAtttcccaaaaccaaaaagGAAAAGTAGATCGGCAAAATCAAGTAATGCAGATGACATAAGAAGTAAAACAATGTTGATGATTTACCTTGAGAGTAGAGACGATAACCGTCGGAGAGTTCGGAAGTGAATGTAAGAAAGCTAAGAGGAGTCGGCCATTTTTGAGTTGTAAAAGCTCAACTAAGAATGAATCCCGCGCATATTGGTCCCCGACAAAAGAAATGGCATAGTACTCATTCCCACTCTGTCCCTTTAAAGCTCAGTcaaagagagaagaagaagatgaaagtagagagagaaaatcaaaaGCCAGAAGATCCAAAGATGAGAGAATgagatctctctctctctcctttgTCTTGCATGCGCttccttttattatttatattttattaatcaaaaaaatgcGAGAGATTCTAAACAAattgggattatttgaaaaacttttgtttGGTAACATCTGAagatatattaatgatattttttagtAACAAGATTTATATACAATTTAgcttttttaaaaacaatttatgattttttttatttaattaaaataatttggcTTGGATCTTAAATTGAAACTTGAATAACCGGTTATATTCTTTTTAGCACATATATACTAATTTTTAGTGAATATTATGGGTGCTTTAGCATACAGTTTTTAagctaaaaatatatttgattattctTTTAACTTATTATGTTGTCATTAGATGATTAGATCATCTAAATAGTTAGCATTAATAAGCacttaaaaattaatagtttattattctttaggttatttaaataattcaaaaaaccgaataaaacttataatgaaaagttattaaaattattattttttacttttaacacatttaaacaGTTATTAGTAGGTAAAAAAGTAAAACAGTAAAGACTAGTAGTGTATTGTACAACCACTCAGGTTCTCATGAGTTTGTCACCTAAAACTTTTAAACTTTTTCagtaaaaatgttataaatttaaaaaaaaaaataataatggtaaaagaatgatataaaaaaaatttatttaatttaaaaggcTAACATAATCTAGAGATTAttatttaaaccaatttgaaCTAGTACTGAATTGTTATACGACCCATTTCAAACTGAAAAATATATGAACTAATAGTATATAggatttttatataataaaaaccaatatattatagtcaaatatataatttatttaaataattaaattaattccaTCCactaaaaacatattatttaaaattttgatataagaATAATATTCACAAATATCCCAACTTGATCTTTAAGTCTATGACGTTGAATAATAAAGTTGGTTagaaattgttattattttgacttttttttagttatttttgtttgattaatattaaaattaattaaattagtttagaaaagtggaatattatgaattattagaTGTAAAGAGTTGACATTCAAAAGAAATTATCAAAGCTACcaaatatttacataatatcAATTCCACGATGTTGGATCTTGATACTTAATAGAATTAAGTACAGTCCACGAATGgtctaattataattataaaaaaaactcaattagcCATTATTAACACAACTCCACCTCAAcgttattaatgaaaattaaaagtaagatatttttgttatcttaaataaaattcttaCCTTTTAACTATCttattatttgtaacatttttttttaatttataaagttagcATAACCTTAATAGTTATTACTCATGCTTAACTTAAAGacgttttaagtgagaatcgaatATGTGACGTTTAATCTCttatagaaatattattatacttgaGCTATCTTATCGggttttcaatttattttattataaaaagcTAGCATAAAACAATCATgactttcaattttatttaaagttcaatatataaattaaactctTCATATTTTTGTCTATTAGGAACCAATCTTACCATTTTAGTAGTTGGGTTTTTCAAATATGCacattttattaatgttatcaACAACTACACATTCATTATAATCATCTTTTTGTTTTCCTTTCAAATGAGCATAAATAatctcttttatttaaattgtaaataataaattaaaatattaaatacaattattttattctttataatatcttaaaaaattaaatacatataaatattttatttaagaaataatctaaattaacagtatttatatcaaataatatatatatatatatatatatatatttaagaaaattaaaataacttaggtaaaatatattatttaaaaattataatttttcaggtttaattattactaaaagtatattaatttaaagttaAGTTGAGGTATGCCAAATAATAAACTccgattttaattttttttttaagaaaacttAATCATTTGAAATACTACATGATCAAACAAGTCCTTATTAAATtgaagtttaattaaaaaggaATAAGTAAAAGGTCATTTTCATGACCGTTAATGAAATTGGTCAACTGTTGAAATTGAGAGTTGggttattttggattttttttaaagaaaaatcttatttgatatatattagaaaggggttattaagatttttaaggatatttttaagaaaaatattatttaatgaaaaataaattatttgaattgttataatattttttttagaggaACGATAACTCAAcgaaaaaatcaagaaaaataaGTTCACAAATCCAACGTGGCCTGTCATGTTGTTCCCATTTCCCTAAAGCGCTCATTTCGAGTTCCGAAATGCTAATTTCGGATCCCAAAAACTTTCATTTCAAGTCCCAAAATGACTGTTTCGAGACTCGAAATGACCGTTTCGGGACATTTAGAAGTCGTTTCTggacattttgaaaaaattctCTCTCCCACCCACATGTCATGCCACGTTAATTCGTGTACTTAGTTTCGTTGATTTTTTCgttgagtttattatttttctgttttttatatattaaaatttaaatttagtaaaaataaatattttaataattaaattaaatatatatttttttaaaaaaagtctatgtataataaattgaataattaaatagttgaaaaagtaatatataattgttttttataaagaataaaaaaaatcaagatcaaGTATCTCAAAAATTTCAGTGTGAGCTTATTATTAAAGAACACGAATTCATTTTCTTAGATTGTCGTGAAAGAGACTTttcaataaataagatatactaataaattatgCTAAAGGAAAATTATATTTGTCAAATATtcctcttaaaaaaaataaaataatttgataacattgaaagttaaaaagaaaatgattatagtatttaaaattggatgattttgaaaaatgaaaaaaacttataatttttttttaaaattagctCGTAcaaagtaagttaatttttttaattaaacacttAAAATCTTACTATTTATAGTTGGTCAGggtaaatttttaaatagttaatttaaatttataaaattttataagtttataaatacttttaattttatcatgttatattaaaaaataaatatttataaataataaaaatattattataaatataactttCTAAGTGACGTTTAcccattattatattttaattaattttatattatatataaataataataatatataactaatatttttaaaattaaactcttCTGAGTTTACTACGCAAcaaatctaattaaattttGGGTCTATTAGTCTCGTTTAGTCATTCTATAAgattattataaaatgtttgATCGATAAGTTGCAGAAAGTATTAGAGACCGTCATATTTAGTAATCAGATGACGTTTATCAAAGGTCGTCAAATCTATGATGCCGTATTAATAGACAATGAGTGCATTGACTCAACTAATTCAAGAggtgaaaaatgtgtttttgtcaagttagaCATCGAAAAAGTTTATGATCGTATCAATTGAGAGTTTTTATCTAATGTAATGGACAAAATAGGAGTGGGTGCAAAATATATTGATTGTATTAGATTTTGCCTCTCGTCGGTTAAGTTTTTTGTCATTGTTAATGGAAACTCTTAGGGATTTTTCGAGAGCTCTAGAGGGATCAGAGAGGGTGATCCACTCTCTCTTTTTTTGTTCGTCATTGTTATGAAAGCTCTCTTAAAAATGATGGCTTTCGTAGAAAACTCAAGACTCATCCATGGAGTGAGTTGTAGGTCAAGAAGATATCTTAATATTACGATGCTTTCTAATATCCGTTTAGGAAAGCCAGTAGAGTCTGTCGAGAAGTTAATCGTTATTCTCGAGTTACGAGCTCAATAACTTATTAagtaatgtttttttcttattttttatttttacgtCATGTTTTGTTGTTCTTTCGTTTCTCGACGGTGAAGTAAGACCAAGCTCATGGGCTTATTATCCTAGGTCGGAACAAGTTGATAGGATCCTCTTTTTTACGTCCTAAGGCGACAATTTCATTGCCTTCTCCTAGCGGCGGATATGCATTTAATTACCTTTCAAAGAACGTCTTTTTTGTAGTTACCTTACTCAAAGGTAGGGCATTTCCCATTTTTATAGGAACTTTTGTACCAGAAACAATGATATCTCTAATTATAGCCTCTCtcgaatataaaatatatcgaGGCCCGCCCCATTTCTAGGGCGGGGAAAAGGATCGAAATGGATAACTTGTACAAATCTTTCCATTTTCCAAGTCGATCCAATCCATTTGTTCGTAGAGCTATTTACTCGATTGCAGACATTTTTGGAACATCCTCgttcaaaataaatatcttcaaaatttgaaaatctcAATGAGATTGTCTGTTTTTGTTAACCCATCATACTATATGACAAATGAGACTTAGTATCCTTTCCTACAACATATCCGGGGGAAAATCTTTCAAAAAGACTTTCcctcataaaataaaaaagctaAAGCTAAAGTTTCTTTAAAGAGCGTTTCTACGGGGTTTCCTttagggtttttaaaaaaaaaaatggaatcgAGGGCGGAAAGGTTTGAAAAAACCCTTTTAACTCTTCTTTTCGATTATAACCTATGGAATCGGCCATTTCATTgttctttaataattttttttaatatatatatatatatacttaaaaagaAATACAAATCTAATAAATTCTCAATTCTGATTTGATTGATATTCCTTGTCAACACATGTAAACAATCgccattttattttttctctctcaaattttaatgattttttaaactatACAGAAACATTAGGGCTAGCTCGAGTCTGGGCCTAGATAAGTTTGATGGGCTCCAAGTAAAATGCTTAGAAAGGGTTAGCCCAACATAGTCCAGCATTTaatatgtaatgtattttttttttgaaaatggatATGTAATACTTAtgattttcaatcaaaatattattttaacaaattttcaacAATTTTTTGGATCATTATATGATTTAGTCAGtaacaaaatataaagttaGATGAAAATGTAGCATAACTCAGTAGAAGTtagagtgttttattttaaaggtTGATATTCAA
It encodes the following:
- the LOC124926634 gene encoding NEDD8-conjugating enzyme Ubc12-like, with protein sequence MIKLFKVKEKQRAENAKGPTNVKKQSPGELRLHKDIGELNLPKGCNIEFPNGKDELMNFEVTIRPDEGYYLGGTFLFTFQVSPVYPHEPPKVKCKAKVYHPNIDLEGNVCLNILREDWKPVLNINTVIYGLYHLFTQPNYEDPLNHEAADVLRDNPRLFESNVKRAMAGGYVGSVVFTRCV
- the LOC124926633 gene encoding probable NAD(P)H dehydrogenase (quinone) FQR1-like 2, whose translation is MGKGGGCVPSKTKPPIGGASSDHDEPIINYSSSTIEEEQQTVVKNHHVPIKRKLKIFIVFYSMYGHVETLAKRLKKGVDAIDGVEAVLYRVPETFSPEILSQMKVPLKDDEIPVISPAQLTEADGLLFGFPTRYGTMAAQMKSFFDSTGGPLWEKQKLAGVPAGFFVSTGTQGGGQETTAWTAITQLVHHGMLYVPIGYTFGAGMMEMDSIRGGSPYGAGVFSGDGSRKTSEVELALAEFHGKYMATIVKRIAHL
- the LOC124926391 gene encoding deSI-like protein At4g17486, yielding MKPGTNKGWSSVKSLVTYGKSTTTRFCMFPKVKSMDSDQHGTPVYLNVYDLTPANGYFYWAGLGVFHTGVEVYGVEYAFGAHDYPTSGVFEIEPKQCPGFKFRKSICMGTTYLDPFQVREFMERQSSSYSGDSYHLVTKNCNHFCEDLCQKLTGKRIPKWVNRLARIGSCCNCILPGSLKTSSSNRDDQTSEGYEINEKKRLRNSFSFLSSISMHQREKEVSISSLFLHSHYKGCLPPWEQLKGGGGGSRSNSLKES